Below is a genomic region from Natranaerobius trueperi.
ATTTTAATTAGTCTTCCTCCTCTCTTAAAACATAACAGTTCTCAGTCTATAATATTTTTTTAACTCTACCAACTTTACCGGAGGTTAGTTTTACCTTGATACCATGAGGATGACTAGAAGATTTAGTTAAAATAGTATCTACTACTCCTTCTGTTAAATTACCAGTTCGTTGGTCTTGTTTTTGTACTATTTGAACAATAGTACCCGGTTTTAGATCACTTCTCTTTATTTCACTCATTT
It encodes:
- a CDS encoding YwbE family protein encodes the protein MSEIKRSDLKPGTIVQIVQKQDQRTGNLTEGVVDTILTKSSSHPHGIKVKLTSGKVGRVKKIL